In Nocardia asteroides, a single genomic region encodes these proteins:
- a CDS encoding transcriptional regulator, whose product MSVDYYGRLEQARGPQPSPQMVRALRLTEDETDHLYRLAGHAVPDRGGVAGHVRPALLYVLDRLHDAAASVCTDTEVVLARNHLAGLLMGDLDGLTGLPASGIWRWFTDPRARDPVPPGERDEHSRIRVADLRAAWARRRNDADMRELVDGLPARSPEFAELWARHEVAVRRRQRKLDCEVPAAADAQHLVVLTPPAGSAALEQLRLLAVVGDQVMG is encoded by the coding sequence ATGTCGGTCGACTACTACGGGCGGCTGGAGCAGGCTCGGGGGCCGCAACCGTCGCCGCAGATGGTGCGGGCGCTGCGGCTCACCGAGGACGAAACCGATCATCTCTATCGGCTGGCGGGGCACGCGGTGCCGGATCGCGGCGGGGTCGCCGGCCATGTGCGGCCCGCTCTGCTGTACGTCCTGGATCGGCTGCACGACGCGGCGGCGTCCGTCTGCACCGACACCGAGGTGGTGCTGGCACGCAACCACCTGGCCGGGTTGCTCATGGGCGACCTGGACGGGTTGACCGGGCTGCCCGCCAGCGGGATCTGGCGCTGGTTCACCGATCCGCGCGCACGTGATCCGGTGCCGCCGGGGGAGCGCGACGAGCACAGCCGGATCCGGGTGGCGGATCTGCGGGCCGCATGGGCGCGCCGGCGGAACGACGCCGATATGCGGGAGCTGGTCGACGGGTTGCCGGCGCGGAGCCCGGAGTTCGCCGAGCTCTGGGCGCGGCACGAGGTGGCGGTGCGGCGGAGGCAGCGCAAGCTGGATTGCGAGGTGCCGGCGGCCGCCGATGCGCAGCACCTGGTGGTGCTGACCCCACCTGCCGGGTCGGCGGCGCTGGAGCAGTTGCGGCTGCTCGCGGTGGTGGGGGATCAGGTGATGGGCTGA
- a CDS encoding nitroreductase family deazaflavin-dependent oxidoreductase has protein sequence MPVNPLSPLARRLGQQPWVMRAAPLILPTERFLRRVSGNRFGVLDLAGLPTLRLTVAGRKSGKPRETSLLYVPHGANFLIIGSNWGNAEHPVWSANLRAADTAQVRLHGRNFPVTVTELEGAERARAWAAALAFWPGYRMEERLAAGRRFRIFELRR, from the coding sequence ATGCCCGTCAACCCGCTCTCGCCGCTTGCCCGCCGGCTCGGACAGCAGCCGTGGGTCATGCGCGCCGCCCCCCTGATCCTGCCCACCGAGCGATTCCTGCGCCGGGTCAGCGGCAACCGGTTCGGCGTGCTCGACCTCGCCGGGCTGCCCACCCTGCGGCTCACCGTGGCCGGCCGCAAGAGCGGGAAGCCGCGCGAGACCTCGCTGCTCTACGTCCCGCACGGCGCGAACTTCCTGATCATCGGCTCCAACTGGGGCAATGCCGAGCACCCGGTGTGGTCGGCCAACCTGCGCGCCGCCGACACCGCGCAGGTGCGGCTGCACGGGCGGAACTTCCCGGTGACCGTCACCGAGCTCGAGGGCGCGGAGCGTGCGCGGGCCTGGGCGGCGGCGCTCGCCTTCTGGCCCGGATACCGGATGGAGGAGCGGCTGGCCGCCGGGCGGCGGTTCCGGATCTTCGAACTGCGGCGCTGA
- a CDS encoding cytochrome P450 has product MVTEPVYWDPFDRDIARDPYPVYARLRAEAPLYYNATHDFWAVSRYDDVDRALLDWRTFSSARGPILEIIKAGIEIPPGTLLMEDPPAHDIHRGLLARVFTPRRILSLEPRIREMCVRALDRLAGLDRFDLMAAYANEVPMRVIGMLLGIPEADQQAVRDRADANLRTEPGQRMQVSERAIPNADHFAEYIDWRAEHPSDDLMTELLQAEFVDTAGVTRTLTRQEIVTYISVVAGAGNETTARLLGWLGSLLARYPEQRAALAADPRLIPNAIEETLRFEPTGHAIARYVTADVELHGQVVPAGSAMMILVASANRDAERWDEPDRFDIHRKVSNLRTFGLGTHFCLGASLARLEARVALEELLARFPSWDVEWDGLELSPTSTVRGWERLPLVVG; this is encoded by the coding sequence ATGGTCACCGAACCCGTCTACTGGGACCCGTTCGACCGCGACATCGCGCGCGACCCGTACCCGGTCTACGCGCGGCTGCGCGCCGAGGCGCCGCTGTACTACAACGCCACCCACGACTTCTGGGCGGTGAGCCGCTACGACGACGTGGACCGGGCGCTGCTGGACTGGCGGACCTTCTCCTCCGCCCGCGGGCCGATCCTGGAGATCATCAAGGCGGGCATCGAGATTCCGCCGGGCACGCTGCTCATGGAGGACCCGCCCGCGCACGACATCCACCGCGGGCTGCTGGCCCGGGTCTTCACCCCGCGCCGGATCCTCTCGCTGGAGCCGCGGATCCGGGAGATGTGCGTGCGCGCGCTCGACCGGCTCGCCGGGCTCGACCGGTTCGACCTCATGGCCGCCTACGCGAACGAGGTTCCGATGCGGGTCATCGGGATGCTGCTCGGCATCCCGGAGGCGGACCAGCAGGCGGTCCGGGACCGGGCCGACGCCAACCTGCGCACCGAGCCGGGGCAGCGCATGCAGGTCTCCGAGCGGGCGATCCCGAACGCCGACCACTTCGCCGAGTACATCGACTGGCGTGCCGAGCACCCGTCGGACGACCTGATGACCGAGCTGCTGCAGGCCGAGTTCGTCGACACCGCCGGCGTCACCCGCACGCTGACCAGGCAGGAGATCGTGACCTACATCTCGGTGGTGGCGGGCGCGGGCAACGAGACGACGGCACGGCTGCTCGGCTGGCTCGGCTCGCTGCTGGCCAGGTACCCGGAGCAGCGCGCCGCGCTCGCCGCCGATCCGCGGCTCATCCCGAACGCCATCGAGGAGACGCTGCGCTTCGAGCCGACCGGGCACGCCATCGCCCGCTACGTCACCGCCGACGTCGAGCTGCACGGGCAGGTCGTGCCCGCGGGCAGCGCCATGATGATCCTGGTCGCCTCGGCCAACCGGGACGCCGAGCGCTGGGACGAGCCGGACCGCTTCGACATCCATCGGAAGGTCAGCAACCTGCGCACCTTCGGCCTCGGCACGCACTTCTGCCTCGGCGCCTCGCTGGCCAGGCTGGAGGCGAGGGTGGCGCTGGAGGAGCTGCTGGCGCGCTTCCCGAGCTGGGACGTGGAGTGGGACGGGCTCGAGCTCTCGCCCACCTCCACCGTGCGCGGCTGGGAGCGGCTGCCACTGGTCGTCGGGTAG
- a CDS encoding DUF3349 domain-containing protein, with protein MSFEWSQLLGRIVDWLRAGYPDGVPEQDRVPLLALLGRRLSDDEVEQVVAGLVAQGTLPADRVEAGVAITRLTQELPRESDLARVRERLNAVDWPVEGTWRPPVLPGGPSEHNARVGYHDDLRGLAELLHGLCLRAGAVVALATTALVEAELSSAETAIDLAAEAGALRAEIEREAARLLALQSPVAGELRQVVTALQLGTHLRRMAALAAHIAAAARRRHPEHVVPEPVRPLVARMGAAAAAIAATAAEVLESGDAEVAAGLADQDDTMDDLHEELLATVLGPMWDHGVAAAVDLTLIGRYYERFADNAVEVGRRTVFMVTGVPVGARPGETRR; from the coding sequence GTGAGTTTCGAATGGTCGCAGCTGCTCGGCCGGATCGTCGACTGGCTGCGGGCCGGCTATCCGGACGGCGTGCCCGAGCAGGACCGGGTGCCGCTGCTCGCGCTGCTCGGCCGCCGCCTGAGCGACGACGAGGTGGAGCAGGTGGTCGCCGGGCTGGTCGCGCAGGGCACGCTGCCCGCCGACCGGGTCGAGGCCGGCGTCGCCATCACCCGGCTCACCCAGGAGCTGCCGCGGGAATCCGACCTCGCCCGGGTCAGGGAGCGGCTGAACGCGGTGGACTGGCCGGTCGAGGGCACCTGGCGGCCGCCGGTGCTGCCCGGCGGCCCCTCCGAGCACAACGCCAGGGTCGGCTACCACGACGATCTGCGCGGCCTGGCCGAGCTGCTGCACGGCCTGTGCCTGCGGGCGGGCGCGGTCGTCGCGCTGGCCACCACCGCGCTGGTCGAGGCCGAGCTGAGCAGCGCCGAGACCGCCATCGACCTCGCCGCCGAGGCGGGCGCGCTGCGCGCGGAGATCGAGCGCGAGGCCGCCAGGTTGCTGGCCCTGCAATCCCCGGTCGCGGGCGAGCTGCGGCAGGTGGTCACCGCCCTCCAGCTCGGTACCCACCTGCGCCGGATGGCCGCGCTCGCCGCGCACATCGCGGCCGCGGCCAGGCGCAGGCACCCGGAGCACGTGGTCCCCGAACCAGTGCGCCCGCTCGTCGCCCGCATGGGGGCGGCCGCCGCGGCGATCGCCGCCACCGCCGCCGAGGTGCTGGAATCCGGGGACGCCGAGGTCGCGGCCGGGCTCGCCGACCAGGACGACACCATGGACGACCTGCACGAGGAGCTGCTCGCCACGGTGCTCGGCCCGATGTGGGACCACGGCGTCGCCGCCGCCGTCGACCTCACGCTGATCGGCCGGTACTACGAGCGCTTCGCCGACAATGCCGTCGAGGTCGGCAGGCGCACCGTCTTCATGGTGACCGGGGTTCCGGTCGGCGCGCGCCCGGGCGAAACCCGGCGCTGA
- a CDS encoding phytoene desaturase family protein: MSRVLVVGAGVGGLAAALRLRALGHEVTVLEQSAEIGGKLGVLELDGFRFDTGPSLLTLPHVLEETFAAAGSSVHDVLELRKLPIAARYRFPDGTELDMPGELADIPAALDAALGPGRGAQWSALLGRAEKIWDVTHEPFLESPMGLRTMIGGIATPDQVRTVAPWQTLRGLGRRYLDDPRLRFLLDRYATYTGSDPRRAPAALASVPWSEQAFGSWYVSGGLGRIATALRDRLLELGGVLETGTEVTELVTDPSGRVTGARLADGTSRAADLVVANADAGQVYGTLVRTRQAQRARARLRRATPSLSGFALLLALDDPPPLAHHCVLFAEDYDDEFDSVFGRNGPLRPVRSPTVYISAPDDREIVPEPGTGAWFVLVNAPRHAPEHDMDWDTPGLAGRYADRILDLMAERGVDVRGKIRHRAIIHPAELERRTATPGGCIYGSSSNGPRAAFLRPANTAPVPGLYLVGGSAHPGGGLPLVLLSARIVAGLVGPARAGDSG, encoded by the coding sequence ATGAGCCGGGTTCTGGTCGTCGGCGCGGGCGTCGGCGGGCTGGCGGCGGCGCTGCGGCTGCGGGCGCTCGGACACGAGGTGACCGTGCTGGAGCAGTCGGCGGAGATCGGCGGCAAGCTCGGGGTGCTGGAGCTGGACGGGTTCCGCTTCGACACCGGGCCCTCGCTGCTGACCCTGCCGCACGTGCTGGAGGAGACCTTCGCCGCGGCAGGCAGCTCGGTGCACGACGTGCTGGAGCTGCGAAAACTGCCGATCGCGGCCCGCTACCGCTTCCCGGACGGCACCGAGCTGGACATGCCGGGCGAACTCGCCGACATCCCCGCCGCGCTGGACGCCGCGCTCGGCCCCGGCCGCGGCGCGCAGTGGTCGGCACTACTCGGGCGCGCCGAGAAGATCTGGGATGTCACGCACGAGCCGTTCCTGGAGTCGCCGATGGGGCTGCGCACCATGATCGGCGGCATCGCCACCCCGGACCAGGTGCGCACGGTGGCCCCCTGGCAGACGCTGCGCGGCCTCGGCCGCCGCTACCTGGACGACCCGCGGCTGCGCTTCCTGCTCGACCGCTACGCCACCTACACCGGCTCCGACCCGCGCCGCGCGCCCGCCGCGCTCGCCTCGGTGCCGTGGAGCGAGCAGGCCTTCGGCTCCTGGTATGTCAGCGGTGGACTCGGCCGGATCGCCACGGCGCTGCGGGACCGCCTGCTCGAGCTGGGCGGCGTGCTGGAGACCGGGACCGAGGTCACCGAACTGGTCACCGACCCGAGCGGCCGGGTCACCGGCGCCCGACTTGCCGACGGCACCAGCCGCGCGGCCGACCTGGTGGTCGCCAATGCCGATGCCGGACAGGTGTACGGAACGTTGGTGCGCACCAGGCAAGCTCAGCGCGCGAGAGCCCGGCTGCGCCGCGCGACCCCGTCGCTCTCCGGCTTCGCGCTGCTGCTCGCGCTGGACGACCCGCCACCGCTGGCGCACCACTGCGTGCTCTTCGCCGAGGACTACGACGACGAGTTCGACTCGGTCTTCGGCAGGAACGGCCCGCTGCGCCCGGTCCGCAGCCCCACCGTCTACATCAGCGCCCCCGACGACCGGGAGATCGTGCCCGAGCCGGGCACCGGCGCCTGGTTCGTGCTCGTGAACGCGCCCAGGCACGCCCCGGAGCACGACATGGACTGGGACACACCGGGACTCGCCGGCCGCTACGCCGACCGGATCCTCGACCTCATGGCCGAGCGCGGCGTCGACGTGCGCGGGAAGATCCGGCACCGGGCGATCATCCACCCGGCCGAGCTGGAGCGCCGCACCGCGACCCCGGGCGGCTGCATCTACGGCTCCTCCTCCAACGGCCCGCGCGCGGCCTTCCTCCGCCCGGCCAACACCGCGCCGGTGCCCGGGTTGTACCTGGTCGGCGGCTCGGCGCACCCCGGCGGCGGGCTGCCGCTGGTGCTGCTCTCCGCGCGGATCGTCGCCGGACTGGTCGGCCCGGCGCGGGCGGGCGACAGCGGATAG